A genomic window from Aestuariirhabdus litorea includes:
- the urtE gene encoding urea ABC transporter ATP-binding subunit UrtE, giving the protein MLQVQGINQFYGASHILWDLDLQVREGRCTCLMGRNGVGKTTLLKAIMGLLPVASGQIAFKGRDLLGQSAERRASLGIGYVPQGRQIFPLLSVEENLQIGLPARADRVRQIPDFIFELFPVLREMLHRRGGDLSGGQQQQLAIGRALVTDPSLLILDEPTEGIQPNVVQEIGEIIRTLNREIGLTVLLVEQKLPFAHKVADDFCILERGRSVATGEMAALGEELVRQYLTV; this is encoded by the coding sequence ATGTTGCAGGTACAGGGTATCAACCAGTTTTACGGCGCCAGCCATATCCTCTGGGATCTGGACCTCCAGGTACGAGAGGGGCGCTGCACCTGCCTGATGGGGCGTAACGGGGTGGGCAAAACCACCCTGCTCAAAGCCATCATGGGGCTGCTGCCGGTGGCCTCGGGGCAGATCGCCTTCAAGGGGCGAGACCTGCTGGGGCAGTCGGCGGAGCGTCGCGCCAGCCTAGGGATCGGCTACGTCCCCCAGGGGCGGCAGATCTTCCCGCTTCTGAGTGTGGAGGAGAACCTGCAGATCGGCCTGCCGGCGCGCGCCGATCGGGTACGCCAGATCCCGGACTTTATCTTTGAGCTGTTTCCGGTGCTCAGGGAGATGTTGCACCGCCGTGGCGGGGATCTCTCCGGCGGCCAGCAGCAACAGCTGGCGATCGGGCGGGCGCTGGTGACCGACCCTTCGCTGCTGATCCTCGACGAGCCCACCGAGGGGATACAGCCCAATGTGGTGCAGGAGATCGGCGAGATTATCCGCACCCTCAACCGGGAGATTGGCCTCACCGTGCTGCTGGTGGAGCAGAAGCTGCCCTTCGCCCACAAGGTGGCCGACGATTTCTGCATCCTCGAGCGGGGGCGCAGCGTCGCCACCGGCGAGATGGCAGCGTTGGGGGAGGAGCTGGTGCGCCAGTACCTGACCGTGTGA
- a CDS encoding urease accessory protein UreD has protein sequence MNAITALPGESADNSLGVDRQWLASLELGFERRNGRTALHHLLHQGPLRVQKPFYPEGECCHVYLLHPPGGLVSGDQLAIDIELGTDSHSLITTPSAGKIYKGDSNDVAQQQALVARVGEGAALEWLPQETILFDGAQGRTRTRIELSGDARFIGWELVSLGRPASAERFERGSLLQQVSLYRDGRPLLLEKQELLAGSELANRAWGLDGRVVAGSAWASGFVSEPLELVDALRELASDDPDARYAISYRRDVLCVRYLGNEMEAARHYFTEAWHCIRPALLQREGAIPRIWLT, from the coding sequence ATGAATGCCATCACCGCTCTGCCTGGCGAGTCAGCCGACAACAGCCTGGGGGTGGATCGCCAGTGGCTGGCCTCGCTGGAGCTGGGCTTCGAGCGCCGTAACGGCCGTACCGCCCTCCACCATCTCCTGCACCAGGGCCCGCTGCGGGTGCAGAAGCCCTTTTACCCGGAGGGGGAGTGCTGCCACGTTTACCTGCTGCATCCCCCCGGCGGGCTGGTCAGCGGCGATCAGCTGGCGATCGATATCGAGCTGGGGACCGACAGCCATAGCCTCATCACCACCCCCTCGGCGGGCAAAATCTACAAGGGAGACAGCAATGACGTTGCCCAGCAGCAAGCGTTGGTGGCTCGCGTAGGGGAGGGGGCTGCGCTGGAGTGGCTACCCCAGGAGACCATCCTGTTTGACGGTGCCCAGGGGCGCACCCGAACCCGCATCGAGTTATCCGGGGATGCCCGCTTTATCGGTTGGGAGCTGGTGAGCCTGGGCCGCCCCGCCAGTGCGGAGCGCTTCGAGCGGGGCAGCCTGTTGCAACAGGTGAGCCTCTATCGTGATGGCCGGCCATTGTTGCTGGAAAAGCAGGAGCTGCTGGCTGGCAGCGAGCTGGCGAACCGGGCCTGGGGGCTGGATGGCCGGGTGGTGGCCGGCAGCGCCTGGGCCAGCGGCTTCGTTTCCGAGCCATTGGAACTGGTCGATGCCCTGCGTGAGCTGGCCAGCGATGACCCCGACGCCCGCTACGCCATCAGCTATCGACGCGATGTGTTGTGTGTGCGCTACCTCGGCAACGAGATGGAGGCGGCCCGCCACTACTTTACCGAGGCCTGGCACTGCATTCGCCCGGCCCTGCTGCAACGGGAGGGGGCGATACCGCGCATCTGGCTGACCTGA
- the ureA gene encoding urease subunit gamma — protein MELTPREKDKLMLFTAALVAERRRARGVKLNYPESVALISAEILEGARDGKSVAELMSYGRTILSRDELMEGVPEMIDEIQVEATFPDGTKLVTVHDPIQ, from the coding sequence ATGGAATTAACCCCCCGCGAGAAAGACAAGCTGATGCTCTTCACCGCCGCTCTTGTGGCCGAGCGCCGCCGGGCGCGGGGCGTCAAGCTCAACTACCCGGAATCGGTGGCCCTGATCAGTGCAGAAATCCTCGAAGGTGCCCGCGATGGCAAGAGTGTGGCGGAGCTGATGAGCTACGGGCGCACCATCCTCAGCCGTGATGAGCTGATGGAAGGGGTGCCGGAGATGATCGACGAGATCCAGGTGGAGGCCACCTTTCCCGATGGCACCAAGCTGGTCACCGTCCACGACCCCATCCAGTAA
- a CDS encoding urease subunit beta — MHPGEMKIKAGEIELNPGRETRTLKVANSGDRPIQVGSHYHFYETNPALSFERELSLGFRLNIAAGTAVRFEPGQSRTVELVRFAGKQRIFGFRGEVMGDLNRGENADG, encoded by the coding sequence ATGCATCCTGGAGAAATGAAGATCAAGGCGGGGGAGATCGAGCTCAACCCCGGCCGCGAAACCCGCACCCTCAAAGTGGCGAACAGCGGCGACCGGCCGATTCAGGTGGGCTCCCACTACCACTTCTATGAGACCAACCCTGCCCTCAGCTTTGAGCGTGAGCTGAGCCTGGGTTTTCGCCTCAACATTGCGGCCGGCACCGCGGTGCGCTTCGAACCCGGCCAGAGCCGCACTGTCGAGCTGGTGCGGTTTGCCGGCAAGCAGCGCATCTTCGGTTTTCGGGGCGAGGTGATGGGTGACCTCAACAGGGGGGAGAACGCAGATGGCTAA